CTTTTCCTGGCGACGAGGAGGGCCTCGGACCCGCGTCCATGTATCACGCCGAGACCGCCGATCCGCACGAGGAACTGGTCGACCGGTCGGGGGTGTCCCCCGAGGACCTCCAGCAGATCAACCGGGTCATGGAGGCGCTGGCGGCACTCCGGACGGCGGAGAACGAGCTGTCGGACGCCTCCCGCCGCTACATGAAGCTCAATGAGTCGGATATGCGGGCGCTGCACTACCTGATCGTGGCGCGCAATCAGGGCATCGTTGCCACCCCGGGCGGCATCGCGACGCACCTGGGGATCTCCACCGCCTCGACCACGAAGCTCCTGGACCGGCTGGAGCGAGCGGGACACGTGCTGCGACAGGCCCACCCCAGCGATCGCCGGGCCCTGGCCATCACCGTCACCGAGGAGACCCGCGCGGCGGCGATGAACACGGTGGGCCGTCAGCAGGCGCGCCGGTTCGGCGTCGCGGCGGGCCTCGCGCCGGCCGAGAGGGAGGTCGTCATCCGCTTCCTGCAGGAGATGGCCCGGGAGATCACCCCGTCACCGGAGATCTGGGAGTCCGCCACGGCGGAGTGAGCCGCCGGCGGGACCGTCAGCGGCCGGGCAGGAATCCGTCGTCGTAGTCATCGTCCGCGCGCGGGGCGGAGGCGCCGACCCGGCGGATCTCCTTCCGACGGCGGACCGACTCGATCACGATGCCGGCCAGGAATCCGGCGAGCCCGGCGATGACGAAGGCCCAGAAGGTCTGATCGACCTGCGCCGTGACGACATCGCCGACCCGGGTGAGGACCACTCCTTCGAGTTCACCGCTCATGCGCTGGCCCAGGACGGTGACGCCGGCGAACGTGACCACTTTCCAGATGACGGCGATGACCACCGCGCCGACGCCCGCCACCATGAGGAATGCGCCCCGCCGTCGTGCGCTGACCAGGGCCAGAAGGAACGCGATGACGGCGCCGACGGTCAGCGGAGTGCCGTACGGCGCGACCTTGAGAACGGGTTCGATCATCTGGCGCTGGCTCAGGTCGCCCATGCTGATGAGCGCGACCTTGGGGCCTGCCACCTTGACCGGGAGCTTCTTGTTCGCCTCCTTCACCACGAGGTCCACCAGCGGCGCGACGTCGAGGGTGAAGGCGGTCGTGGAGGTCTTCGACTCCGCGCCGATGGT
Above is a window of Arthrobacter sp. Y-9 DNA encoding:
- a CDS encoding MarR family transcriptional regulator, with the protein product MTFPGDEEGLGPASMYHAETADPHEELVDRSGVSPEDLQQINRVMEALAALRTAENELSDASRRYMKLNESDMRALHYLIVARNQGIVATPGGIATHLGISTASTTKLLDRLERAGHVLRQAHPSDRRALAITVTEETRAAAMNTVGRQQARRFGVAAGLAPAEREVVIRFLQEMAREITPSPEIWESATAE